In Pedobacter sp. SL55, the following proteins share a genomic window:
- a CDS encoding MBL fold metallo-hydrolase, producing the protein MSLYITSLNTGSNGNCFYIGNDEDAVLIDAGLSCKETETRLARLGLDIQKVRAIFISHEHSDHIKGLPVLAKKHQLPIYITEKTRLSGKQLLPEHLVYTFCGTLPVNIGSLQIIAFPKLHDAAEPHSFTVAHKDIKIGVFTDIGDHCQNLVHHFKQCHAVFLEANYCDEMLEKGNYPYFLKRRISGGNGHLSNQKALDLFVNHRSAFMSHLFLSHLSKENNCPDLVNSLFTQVANGVEIIVASRLQETPVYHIGLNPI; encoded by the coding sequence ATGTCATTATACATTACCTCATTAAATACCGGCAGCAATGGCAATTGCTTTTACATTGGAAACGATGAAGATGCTGTGTTAATTGATGCTGGCCTAAGCTGTAAAGAAACCGAAACCCGCTTGGCCAGACTAGGTTTAGATATACAGAAAGTGAGGGCTATTTTCATTAGTCACGAGCACTCTGACCATATTAAAGGTTTACCTGTATTGGCAAAAAAACATCAACTACCTATTTACATTACCGAAAAAACACGATTAAGTGGTAAGCAGTTGCTCCCCGAACATTTGGTTTATACATTTTGTGGCACCTTACCAGTTAACATTGGCAGTTTGCAAATCATTGCTTTCCCTAAATTACATGACGCCGCCGAGCCACATAGTTTTACGGTAGCTCATAAAGATATTAAAATTGGTGTATTTACCGATATAGGAGATCATTGCCAAAACCTAGTTCATCATTTTAAACAGTGCCACGCCGTTTTTTTGGAAGCTAACTACTGTGATGAAATGCTTGAAAAAGGTAATTATCCTTACTTCTTAAAGCGAAGAATAAGTGGTGGCAACGGGCACTTATCTAATCAAAAGGCCTTAGATTTATTTGTAAATCATCGCTCTGCCTTTATGAGCCATCTTTTCTTATCTCATTTAAGTAAAGAAAACAATTGCCCAGATTTGGTAAACAGCTTATTTACCCAAGTTGCCAATGGTGTAGAAATTATTGTGGCTTCAAGACTACAAGAAACACCTGTTTATCACATTGGTTTAAATCCAATTTAA
- a CDS encoding S66 peptidase family protein, with protein MNRKLFLSSLLPASAMLYAFKSKASVSSSSEQFKHKKPPYLKQGDIIGITCPAGYITHEEIEPAIQQMESWGFKVIKGKTVGDRDFTFGGTDEERLTDLQSMLNDPSIKAIMCARGGYGAVRIVDQLDFSVFKTSPKWLIGFSDITILHCHLNSNYRFASIHSKMCNSFPTDWSKAEPIQIETIKSIEKALKGEELMKYEAPYQLNNRVGNAEGELIGGNLRCIENLMGSVSAIKTDGKILFVEDVGEYLYSIDRMFYNLKRAGKLSKLKGLIIGGFRIKKDDDNDGFGKTLEQIVMDKVKEFDYPVCFDFPVGHQKANYALKCGVKHRLSITTQATILQELP; from the coding sequence ATGAACCGTAAACTATTCCTGTCTTCTTTATTGCCGGCTTCGGCCATGTTGTATGCCTTTAAAAGCAAAGCATCCGTTTCTTCATCTAGCGAGCAGTTTAAACATAAAAAGCCTCCATATTTAAAGCAAGGCGATATTATTGGCATCACTTGCCCGGCGGGATATATTACTCATGAAGAAATTGAACCAGCAATACAACAAATGGAAAGTTGGGGCTTTAAGGTAATTAAAGGAAAAACGGTTGGCGATAGAGATTTTACCTTCGGCGGTACAGATGAGGAGCGTTTAACAGATTTGCAAAGTATGTTGAACGACCCAAGTATTAAAGCCATTATGTGTGCTCGCGGTGGCTACGGAGCCGTTCGTATTGTAGATCAGTTAGATTTTAGTGTTTTCAAGACATCGCCCAAGTGGCTTATTGGTTTTAGTGATATTACCATTTTGCACTGCCATTTAAACAGCAATTATCGCTTTGCAAGCATTCATTCTAAAATGTGTAATAGCTTTCCTACCGATTGGAGCAAGGCAGAACCCATACAAATAGAAACGATTAAATCTATCGAAAAGGCGTTAAAAGGAGAGGAGCTGATGAAATATGAAGCTCCTTACCAATTAAATAACAGAGTTGGAAATGCCGAAGGAGAATTAATTGGCGGCAATTTGCGCTGTATCGAAAACTTAATGGGCAGCGTTTCAGCAATTAAAACCGATGGCAAGATTTTGTTTGTAGAAGATGTTGGCGAATATCTGTATAGCATAGACCGTATGTTTTACAACCTAAAAAGAGCAGGGAAGTTGAGCAAGCTTAAAGGCTTGATTATAGGTGGGTTCAGAATTAAAAAAGATGATGATAACGATGGTTTCGGCAAAACTTTAGAACAAATTGTGATGGATAAGGTAAAAGAATTCGATTATCCGGTTTGCTTTGATTTTCCGGTGGGGCACCAAAAAGCCAATTATGCTTTAAAGTGTGGGGTAAAACATCGGTTAAGCATTACCACACAAGCAACTATTTTGCAAGAACTGCCTTAA
- a CDS encoding pyridoxamine 5'-phosphate oxidase family protein encodes MDNSRDSSNNTQNTADHIKTLEGKEAVEKLQELAKGAENCFFCTSIKTGLPLSVRPMSVLDVDDKGNLWFMSQVDSSKNKEIEADPFTHLFFQHHKNSGFLNVYGISEIIEDRKKIEELWNPLLKVWFQDGKDDEKISVIKVEPTDVYYWDTKHGEAVAFIKMAASIITGKTMDDSVEGKLEV; translated from the coding sequence ATGGATAACTCAAGAGATAGTTCAAATAACACGCAAAATACAGCAGATCATATTAAAACGCTAGAAGGAAAAGAAGCGGTTGAAAAATTACAAGAATTAGCAAAAGGCGCAGAAAACTGTTTCTTCTGCACCAGTATAAAAACTGGATTGCCACTTTCGGTAAGGCCTATGTCGGTGCTAGATGTAGACGATAAAGGTAACCTTTGGTTCATGAGCCAAGTAGATAGCAGTAAGAACAAAGAAATTGAAGCCGATCCTTTTACGCATCTCTTTTTTCAGCACCATAAAAATTCTGGCTTTTTAAATGTTTACGGCATTAGCGAAATCATTGAAGACAGAAAGAAAATAGAAGAACTTTGGAACCCGTTATTAAAAGTGTGGTTTCAAGACGGAAAAGACGATGAAAAAATAAGTGTGATTAAAGTAGAACCAACTGACGTTTACTATTGGGATACCAAACATGGCGAAGCTGTAGCATTTATCAAAATGGCTGCTTCTATTATTACGGGAAAAACCATGGATGATTCGGTAGAGGGCAAATTGGAGGTGTAG
- a CDS encoding DNA topoisomerase 3: MKLVIAEKPSVGRELAKVFGATTRKDGYIEGKGYSFTWAFGHLLQLAPPQEYGFYGWRKEHLPMLPQKFKLSIRKIKTKDGMVEDPGVRKQLDIIQKLFDECTEIIVATDAGREGELIFRYIYSYLKCKKPFKRLWISSQTDEAIKDGFRNLKPGTEYDTLFSSAHCRSVSDWLVGMNATQALSISAGNRSVLSLGRVQTPTLAMICARYLEIKNFVPKTYFQIGIQLDKDGQLFKAISVDNFDTKEESEAIFAKVEDVASGFSNGGNITAVEAKPRKEPPPLLHDLSSLQQEANKRNGFTADQTLGLLQNLYESKLVTYPRTGSRYIGDDIFATVPTLIASLTDHPQFAKQAIALGEMTLNKRSVNAKKVTDHHAVLTTGIKPGSLSKDHQAIYDMVAGRMLEAFHQECVKEVTKITIQSEITFMANGTVIRSAGWRSVFNDVEDDKKDEDNPALPKVKKGEALPIVNKALLEKQTKPKAMYNEASLLKSLETCGKEIEDEELRYAMKDSGLGTPATRAAIIETLLTREYIIREKRNLVPTAKGLAVYDIVKEKRIAQAELTGAWEKRLEEIRSGGTSVQEFKSEIIDYTRSITQELLTDGAAISSQLAAPAV; this comes from the coding sequence ATGAAGTTAGTAATTGCCGAAAAGCCATCTGTAGGACGTGAATTAGCCAAAGTTTTTGGTGCAACTACTCGTAAAGATGGCTACATAGAAGGAAAGGGTTATTCTTTTACCTGGGCCTTTGGCCATTTGCTGCAATTGGCACCACCGCAAGAATATGGTTTTTACGGTTGGCGTAAAGAGCATTTGCCTATGCTGCCGCAAAAATTCAAACTTTCTATCCGTAAAATTAAAACAAAGGATGGGATGGTAGAAGATCCGGGAGTGCGCAAACAACTGGATATTATACAGAAACTGTTCGACGAATGTACCGAAATTATTGTGGCAACGGATGCTGGGCGTGAGGGCGAGCTAATTTTTAGGTACATCTATTCTTATCTAAAATGCAAAAAGCCTTTTAAGCGCTTGTGGATTTCTTCGCAAACCGACGAAGCTATTAAAGATGGTTTTAGAAACTTAAAGCCTGGCACAGAATACGATACTTTATTTAGTTCTGCGCATTGCCGTTCGGTTTCTGATTGGTTGGTGGGTATGAACGCTACGCAAGCGTTAAGTATTTCTGCTGGAAATAGGAGTGTGTTGTCTTTAGGAAGGGTACAAACCCCAACCTTGGCTATGATTTGTGCTCGTTACCTCGAAATCAAAAATTTTGTGCCTAAAACTTATTTCCAAATTGGCATTCAGTTAGATAAAGACGGACAATTGTTTAAGGCCATTTCTGTAGATAATTTTGATACCAAGGAAGAAAGCGAAGCCATTTTTGCAAAAGTAGAAGACGTAGCTTCGGGTTTTAGCAATGGCGGAAACATTACTGCCGTAGAAGCCAAACCTAGAAAAGAACCACCACCGCTGTTGCACGATTTAAGTAGCTTGCAACAAGAAGCAAACAAACGCAATGGCTTTACTGCCGATCAAACTTTGGGTTTATTGCAAAACCTGTACGAGAGCAAATTGGTAACCTATCCGCGTACAGGCAGCCGCTACATTGGCGATGATATTTTTGCTACCGTGCCAACGTTAATTGCCAGCTTAACAGATCATCCGCAATTTGCAAAACAGGCAATAGCTTTAGGCGAAATGACGCTTAATAAGAGGAGTGTAAATGCCAAAAAAGTAACCGACCACCATGCTGTGCTCACTACGGGTATTAAGCCAGGTTCGTTAAGTAAAGATCATCAGGCCATTTACGATATGGTAGCCGGGCGTATGCTCGAAGCTTTTCATCAAGAATGCGTAAAAGAAGTAACAAAAATTACCATTCAATCGGAAATTACTTTTATGGCCAATGGTACGGTAATCCGCTCTGCGGGATGGCGCTCGGTATTTAATGATGTAGAAGACGATAAGAAAGACGAGGATAATCCAGCTTTGCCAAAAGTAAAAAAAGGAGAGGCCTTGCCTATTGTTAACAAAGCTTTGCTAGAGAAACAAACTAAGCCAAAGGCGATGTATAACGAAGCGTCCTTGTTAAAATCTTTAGAAACCTGTGGTAAGGAAATTGAAGACGAAGAACTGCGTTATGCCATGAAAGATAGCGGTTTGGGTACGCCAGCTACTCGTGCGGCTATTATCGAAACCTTGTTAACAAGAGAATACATCATCCGCGAAAAGCGAAATCTAGTGCCAACCGCTAAAGGTTTGGCGGTGTACGATATTGTAAAAGAAAAACGAATTGCACAAGCTGAGTTAACTGGCGCTTGGGAGAAACGCTTAGAAGAAATTAGATCTGGAGGTACTTCGGTACAAGAGTTTAAAAGCGAAATTATAGATTATACCCGTAGCATTACACAAGAGCTATTAACAGATGGCGCTGCTATATCTAGTCAGTTGGCAGCACCTGCAGTTTAG
- a CDS encoding histone H1 — protein MEKFAKVKEVVAAIEADVEKFYNAGNSAAGTRVRKAMQDLKGLAQEIRTEVTEKKIAQNS, from the coding sequence ATGGAAAAATTTGCAAAAGTTAAAGAAGTAGTAGCTGCTATCGAGGCAGACGTAGAGAAATTTTATAATGCAGGTAATTCAGCTGCAGGAACTAGAGTACGTAAAGCAATGCAAGATCTTAAAGGTTTAGCACAAGAAATCCGTACTGAAGTTACAGAGAAAAAAATAGCGCAAAATAGTTAA
- a CDS encoding STAS/SEC14 domain-containing protein translates to MLSIIRETPPHVFGVRATGQVTAEDLKSVLLPGLEVLTQQYGEIYYLLVLETPVENFTAGAWFQDMIAGLKHFTKWKKAAIVTDEKAVEKFTDAFSYVAPGEFKGFPMALLDDAIDWLNVKDEAQ, encoded by the coding sequence ATGTTAAGCATTATAAGAGAAACACCACCACATGTATTTGGCGTTAGAGCCACGGGCCAAGTAACGGCCGAAGATCTTAAAAGTGTATTGTTGCCCGGGCTAGAGGTGCTTACACAGCAATATGGCGAAATTTATTACCTATTGGTATTAGAAACACCCGTTGAAAATTTTACTGCTGGAGCTTGGTTTCAAGATATGATTGCGGGCCTAAAGCATTTTACCAAATGGAAAAAAGCGGCCATAGTTACCGACGAAAAAGCAGTAGAAAAATTTACAGATGCTTTTAGTTATGTCGCCCCAGGAGAGTTCAAAGGCTTTCCTATGGCGCTTTTAGATGATGCAATAGATTGGTTAAATGTTAAAGATGAGGCACAATGA